GACGCACCTTCTCATCCATCACGCCATTTGGTTCCCCCAGTAACCTTGTGAGGTAGAGAGGACTGGATTCTCTGCCCCACTTAACAGAGGAGGAGACCAAGGCCCAGGAAGGCAAAGCAGTTGGTGCatggctcccaggctggagctctGCTCGAAAAGCAACCAAAAATGAAGGTGCAGACATATGTTTACTAACACAGAGTGATGTTTATAATCTATCACTAAGGGAAAAAGCAGCTTATGGGATAATATGTACAGCAtgattctgactttttaaaatagatagaTGGTTATGTGGATATACACAGATATAAAGTAAAAGAAGATAGATCCTTCAAGATTATCCTGAGCAGAAGGATCATGGGATGTTGTCACTTTCTTCTCATGATTTTTCAGTGTTGCCTAGAGTGTTTTTATAAcaagtaattaatatttttacaatcagaataaaaacaataatgactGCTATAAAAGACAAGACCAGAGCACAGGGAACTGTGTGGGTGGGGGGAGGCTACGCCTGACACTGACCACTTTCTGCCGTCCTCCTGGCCAGGCGCCCACTCCCAGGTGGTCCAGGTGAACGACTCCATGTATGGCTTCATCGGCACAGACGTGGTTCTGCACTGCAGCTTTGCCAACCCGCTGCCCAGCGTGAAGATCACCCAGGTCACGTGGCAGAAGATCACCCAAGCCACCAATGGCTCCAAGCAGAACGTGGCCATCTACAACCCATCCATGGGCGTGTCCGTGCTGGCTCCCTACCGCGAGCGCGTGGAATTCCTGCGGCCCTCCTTCACCGATGGCACCATCCGCCTCTCCCGCCTGGAGCTGGAGGATGAGGGTGTCTACATCTGCGAGTTTGCTACCTTCCCTACGGGCAATCGGGAAAGCCAGCTCAATCTCACGGTGATGGGTAAGCTGCCCTGGGCCCCCTCGCTGTTCATCCAGAGGCCTGTTACCTTGGGGCATGGCCATCCTCAGGATGCCTCAGTGACCCCAGACATCCCCCTTGGGTGGGCATGCTCCCATCATTCCAGGCATGAGGCTTCCAGTCCCTTCTAGCCAGGCCACCCCATGATTCACTAGGGATTAGGGGCAGGGGCTTAGCTCTAGACAGTGGGGAACGTCGTTCTTCAGGTTGAAGCCCACGAGGCACTGTGCAGGCAGCAGCATCAGACACCACAGTAAGCCACCTGCACTGCTTGCCTTAGACATGCCGGGACTCCAGGAGACCTAAGCTCGATGACAAGGATATGACTAGTAGGACAGAGAGGACATAACATTAGACATGATGAACTTCCTGCAAGAGGTTCTGGGACAGGCTTTGATGCAGCACAGCTGAGAGGCAGGGATGGCCAAGGGGACCTGAAGACAAGGCCTGATGGACACCACACACTTTTGGCCAGTGCATCTTGGACGAGTCAACAGAGCTAGTCCCATCACTCTTTCTGCTTCCTCACAGCCAAACCCACCAACTGGATAGAGGGTACCCAGGCAGTGCTTCGAGCCAAGAAGGGGCAGGATGACAAGGTCCTGGTGGCCACCTGCACCTCAGCCAATGGGAAGCCTCCCAGTGTGGTATCTTGGGAAACTCGGCTAAAAGGCGAGGCAGAGTATCAAGAGATCCGGAACCCCAATGGCACGGTGACGGTCATTAGCCGCTACCGCCTGGTGCCCAGCAGGGAAGCCCACCAGCAGTCCTTGGCCTGCATCGTCAACTACCACATGGACCGCTTCAAGGAAAGCCTCACTCTCAATGTGCAGTGTGAGCAGGGCTGGCTGCCAGGGGCCTCCTGGGGTGGGCGCCActgtccctcctccctcttcctctcctttctcctccctttctctttctgggggtactttcttctcccctcctgtctcccccatctcctccctttgttcattttctctcctccttccgTGTCCCCCTCCTGTTTCCACTCCAGGGCTCTGTGATCGCCACCCTCCCTCCCACACTTCCCTCTCTCCTGGCTGTTTCCATGCCACTGCTCCTTCCATCCCTTCCTGGCTGAAGCTCCCTTGTTGTAAGTCCCCCTCTCCTGACCTCACCCTCTTCAAACATCCCTTGCCCCACAGATGAGCCCGAGGTAACCATTGAGGGGTTTGATGGCAACTGGTACCTGCAGCGGATGGATGTGAAGCTCACCTGCAAAGCTGACGCTAACCCCCCAGCCACTGAGTACCACTGGACCACGTAAGTGCTGCAGGGCTGGCCAGTCACCTTGGAAGACGGCTGGCTGGACCACGGGTGATGGGGGGCAACCACCCTACCTCCAGGAGCCTTAGACAGGGAAGAAATTAGGGTCTGGGCTCAGTGAGAAGCGGGGCCATGAGAGAAACCCCCACCgccaacacacacatatacattacGTCGTGTGTGACAGTGTCAGGGTCAGTGGAACAAGCCATTCTGCCAGAGGGGTTTCCCTTGTGAtctgcttccctccctcttcctaaTAAAGAGTTCTGTCATTTTCCTTTGGTGATTCAGCCTGAGTCACTCCAACCCCAACCccccagtatttatttttatcgaGGTATCCCCCGGGAGGCCGGTGTTCTGGAGCATCTCAGCTGTTTCTTTGTTCCTATGCCTTCTCTTTGGCACCCCCAGATTCTTGGGGAGGAGGCAGCAGCCAGCCCAGAACGCCTGTGCTCATGGAGCACGTGCCCTGCAGCCCGCCATCCCCTTCTTGGCCTCACGGTCTTCGCCTTGACCTTGAAGGGTCCTGTCTCCCCTCCAGCCAGCTCAGACAGCTGGGGCCAAGGCTCTTCCCAGAGAAGAGCTGGAtggaacacacacaaagacaggAACGTGGGGAACCAAGGAGAAGGTTGATATGGGTGGCCAAGAGACAGCTGCCCAGAAGGAGTCTGTCCCCTTTTTCTGGGGAGCAGAGGGCACTGGTATGCCCCACCTGTGATCCTCCACTTCCTGGAGTAAATAGTGCTTCTGAAGGTGTGAGTGGACAGAGCCTGCTGGCCGGGTTCAGCTCTGAGGACCCAGGAACTGGTAGGTTCAACAGAATAGCTTTGTGGCCGCGGGGgtcaggaggaaggaagaagatcCCTTGTCTTTGGCAAATTTGCAAGTCACTTCCCCCATGAAAAAGTCCTGTGACATTcccaacaaaaacacaaagtagtGGAATGGAACATACTTCCTATCTCATTACCCGAGTGGCTTGCCCAGGCCTTTTGCCCCAGTGGTTCTACTTTAGGAGATCTGGGGTTAGAACCAAAgcatctgtattattattattattgttattattattattattattatcattattattattttgagacggagtttcactctgccacccaggctggaatatggtggcacaatcttggctcactgcaacctccacctcccaggttcaagcaattcttctgcctcaccctcccaagtagctgggactacaggtgtgcaccaccacacccagctaatttttgtacttttagtagagacggggtttcaccatattggccaggctggtctcgaactcctgaccgcatgatccacccaccatctcggcctcccaaagtgctgggattacagacgtgaaccaccacgccgGGCTGGCATCTGTATTATTAACCAGCTGCCCAGGAAACCAAGGACCAACAACCATGAGATGTGAATAGGAAGCTAGAAAGAGCACTTTACCAGGAGTCCCGAGATTTAGCTGGAGCTCCCATGCTGCTGCCTGCAGCTCCCATGCTGCTGCCTGCCAGCTGTGGTTGCCTGGCCTTGAACCTCAGGTTTCATCTGTTAAGTGGGACCAGCACCTACCTAGCCTGCCTATATTCCCATATTATGATCAAATATGAAAAAGCTGAATAATATAAAACTACTAAGTGAAAGagattattagtattatttttcttccttccaagaCAGATCCTACCACACAAGCTCAGCAAAAGGTCTAGACGGCCTGGAGCCAAGTGGGTGACCCAGGAACAGCTTCTTCTTGAGGCTGGAGAGTCATAACCCTACGCGTGTCTCCCAATTCCCACAGGCTGAATGGCTCTCTCCCCAAGGGTGTGGAGGCCCAGAACAGAACCCTCTTCTTCAAGGGACCCATCAGCTATAGCCTGGCAGGGACCTACATCTGTGAGGCCACCAACCCCATCGGCACACGCTCAGGCCAGGTGGAGGTCAATATCACAGGTAGGAAGCTGCAtcctccccagcctctctgcACCCACGGTTCCTTCGCCACCTGCATCCCTCAACTTTGGGCAGTGCCACTGTAGGAAGATTATCTCCTTTTCCGGCTTCTCTAGTTCTCCCTTGAGCTCTGGCCAttggttttgctttgcttttctctttctttcattcaaggGCGTAAATGAGACAGTCACGGTGACCCCCAGTCAGAGAGGGGCAGGAGGAAGGctcagggagggaagaaggaagtgcTGTTTACAGCAATGCTGTTTTGGGGGCCAACAGAGCCTGCCCGTGGATCTGCCAGCACCACACACGGTGGGATGCTGGCGTGGTGGGGATAGGTTTGCAGGTGGAGCTCATCTCCTCCAAGGTCTGCACCTGTGGTCGAGGACCTCTTCGTGAGCCAGAAAGTGAGGCTTACCTCAAGCAGGGAGACTGGAGAGAAAGCGAAGATGTAGCCCAAAGCCATAGTGCTTTGTGTGCCCTGCAACTGAGCTCTCCCTGCAGCTTTCTGTCAACTTACCCATCCGGGCAAAGGGAGGACAAGGGCTAGGATGTTCTGAGGAGAGACTTCACCTGGGACATGAAAGGAGCATGGTCTTGATGTCAGACAGCTGTGACCCTGGACAgaccctcatctgtaaaacggggacAGTATGATGTGCCTCGAAGGGCTGTTGTCAGAATTCTACGTGATGTAGGTCAAGTACCTAGCACAGATCAGTCTGTCAATAAATGGCCAATGCTCCATGATTATTACCCTGACctccatcattatcattattattaatggaAGCATCAAAACAGGTCCACACAGGGGTAAACTGCCAGCACAACTTCACATGGGGAGTGTCTTTTACAGTGGACCTGAGCTAGCTGCAGGGTGACAAAGGGACAGAGGGTCTTAAAAGAGTAAGTGGTGTCCCACTGTGACTGAGATATAGGAAGTAACGTGCTCAGGGACACACAAGACTGGTCGGCAGTTCCTGGGCTCCGGCCACAAAGCTTGGGCAAGCCATGACAATTCGTGAGCTCTGAGCCAGTGTCTCTGGAGTGGGAGACCTCATTTGTGGGTACATTTAGGGCACAGTTGCAGAAAGAGCCATGTGAAGTTGTCCAGGGTCTGCGCCTACCTGTCCTCAGAGCCGTTCTGTCACCTCTCACCCAGGGGCGGCAGTGTGGAGCCACTTGCTGTTGTCTGCAATCCCTGGCCTCGGCCCTGAGACTGGTCATATGAGGAGGAGCATCAGGGTTGGAGAAAGGCTGGGGAAAGCTGGGGGGTTCCCATGGGTTGGCAGGCAGAAGGGGCTGGTGTCACACACTTCTCCCCAGCGGGGAAAGTACGAGTAGAGGAGCCTCAGGGTTACCCAAGCTCCAGCCCTGAAATACTGGGGGAGTCAAGGGGGAGGTGGGAAGGGCAGGGCCTGTGTTCCATGTGGAGTGGCCATAGAGAACATGACCACCCCTCAGGGAGGCACTGTCACACGGGGGACAGCACAGACCTGGCCTGAGTGTTCACACACTGgctcttcctggctgtgtggccttgagcaagttcttcacctctctgagcctcggctTCCTAACCTCTAATGTGGAGATACTCACACTTGTCTCAGGCCTCTTACGATCATGCAGTACTCACTGCGCGGCGATACCTTCCCCTGATGGTGGGCTATCAACATGTGAGGGGtgtgggctgggggcaggggggcCGGGCCACCTAGGGTCCCAGCTGGAAGAGGGACACAACATGGCTCTTGCTGACAGCCCTGTTAGGCAGGAGCGAGGAATGCATGGCACTCACTGAATCATTGATAGGCCCAGGAGCTGAACGGCTGGCCTCCCTCGGACGGGACTCTCAGCCCCCTCCGGAGGACTCAGGGAGGTGGCCTGAGCCTTCTCAGGGCTGTGGGTTCTTGTGCTCTCAGGCAATTTCCAAGCAGCAGCTGACCTCACCACCCTCCATCCCACGTCGGCCAGTGCCTGCCACATTCTCTGGGGAGCCCACCCTGCAGGGCACAGCCATGCCCTTGCTCTAAGCCCCACTGGTCCAGAGGGGATGCATGAGCGAGAGGGATAAgtggaaatttaatttttcattctgGCCATTCGTTCGGGTAATAACTTTGCCCTGGGCGCATCTGGAAAGGGAAATGAGGAGTGACTGGGGCAGGGCAGAAGGTGGGCAGCAGGGGGTGTGCTGAAGGGACATGCGTGTGTAGAACATGTGTGTGCTGGGCCACTGCACACCTGCGCAGGCTCGCTTTGGCACAGCTTCTTGGGGCCCTGGGCCCCTAAGGAGGGAGCACTGAGTGGTTGCTGGGAGATGAGTGAGTAGGCTGGGCTGGAGGGCGGGGCGCCCGGGCCAGGGAAGCATGGGAAGGAAAATGGCTGGAGCAGAATGGGCAGGGAGGAAGAAGCAAGGCCTTCTCTCTGTTGGCCACAGAGAGTCTCTGAAGGGCTCTCAGCCAGGAAGCACCATGGTGAGGTGTGTGGGTTAGACTGAGCATTCAGGGGGTTGCGTGGATGGCACCAGGACACCCGTTAGGAGCTGCCACCATGAGTGAGTCCCTAGTGGGAAACAACAGGCCCAGGCTGTGGCTGTGGTGATGGGGGCACTGAGGAGATGGACCCAACAGAATCTGTGTGTGCTTCTGTGGGCTCAGGCCCCAGAGAAGCCCCTTTTAGCGGCTCTTACACAGAGGAGCAGTTTCATAGGGTGGGCCCAGTGGTGACAAAATGAagctccctcccttctccctctgggGTAATGACAAGGTGGGGAGAGGCCCAGGGTGCAGCCTCGACCAGACTGAAAAAAGCAAATGAGGCAGGCTCTATCCCTTTGGGTGTCAGGAGGAGACGGGCCAGGCCTCTCCAGCTGGGACCCAGCCTCTCGCCACTCCCAAGAGCAGGGCAGGGAGGCTGCCAGGGTGTAGGATGTCCGTCCCCACTCCCATCCCAGGGTGCGGGGCGTCTGTCCCAACTCACATTTCCAGTGAAACCCCGGGCTCAGCCCTTGTGGGTGAGGATCACAGTCTGCCCGTCAGGCCTGGAGTTCTTCAGACCCAGAGTTGTGGGCCTTGAAGGCCAGTGTCCTGGAAGGGAGGCAGGTATGAGCCTGCAAGTGTGCTTGTCCAGCCATGGTATGGACATGTGTCTCTGGGCGTGTAAATGTGAACCAGTGTGAGCAGGCTCCGTCTGCATGCTGAGTGTGCACGTGGGAGCCTGTGGCTGTGCCGTGGCAACGTGCCATTCTCTGAGCCGGCGAATGGCAGTGTGTTGGGAGGTCTGAGAAGGCAGCTGCATCCGTGCCTCTGGGAGGATTCGGTTCTCCCCCAGCTTGCTGAGGCTCTGCCTGATGGTCTGACACGAGGCACAGCTGCTGCAGCTGCAGATGGACAAAAGGGCTTCCCAGAGGTGGACCCCAGGCCTCCCCACTCTCCCTGTGGCTGGCTGCACTGCATGCTGGGAGTGTAGTTCTTGCAGCTTCCGGGCCTAATCTGATGCCAGAGCATTTCCTGCCTGAGGAAGCACCAGGCATTGGTTTTGGAGGCAAACTCAAACATTCTCTTTGACCTCAAACCTCCAGATCCTAGATCCAGACTGTAAGCCCTAACACGTCACTGTACCTCAGATCTATCCAAAGCCCCCAGCACCAGCCTACCCACCTCAGAGAACCAGGACCCCAAAGGCATGCAGAGCCCCCACTTCCCCACTGTCCTGACCAGCGAGGGACCCCAGAAGAGAAGCTACAACCCTTCGGGAATAGGGACAAGCTGCTCCCTTTGTAAGAGGATGTGAGGGAGGCTGGCTGGGCCCCTGCCAGCAAACATAAATGACCCCGCGGCCtggctcttctctcttctcccagcTGCGGCCCTTGCAGCTCTGCTCCTGGCACAGAGACAGGAGCTACTGGCTGAGTGTAACAGCTGGAgaggtggagggggaggggaggacgCGCCACTCCACCCCAGACAGCCCCTTCTGCTTGCAAATGAGTTAGGTCCCCAcgcttctcttctctccctcgcTCAGTATCCTCACTCAAAAGTCTTTGATGCTGGAAGGTCATCCCAGCCATTCTGCTGCTGCTACACAGGCCCAGCCCTAAAGTAGCCAAAATAACTAGGGTTCTATTTGATCCCAAAAGATCCCCAGGAAAGAGTAAACCTCCTTAGAACTTGGGgaaaaaagttggccaggtgcggtggctcacacctgtaatcccagcacttcgggaggccgcggtgggcagatcacttgagatcaggagttcgagaccagcttggccaacattgtgaagccccgtctctacaaaatattagccgggtgtggcagtgcattcctgtagtcccagctactcaggagactgaggcacaagaattgcttgagtctgggaggcagaggttgaagtgagccgagatcgctctactgcactccagcccaggcgatggaacgagactctgtctcaaaaaaaaaaaaaaaaaagaagaaaaggacttAGGAAACAAAATTAAGCAGAAGTCCTGGACGAGAAAAAAACCTAGTATAATCTGGTCCCAAGCCACCACACCACTCCCCCTGTCACCCACTCCAGAGAAACAAGGTCCTAGTGTGCCCTGTGCAGGTTTATCTGAGTCTCTCCTGAATACTTGCTCCACCTAGAACAAGGCTCATCTCTAAGACATAATCTTGCCATTGTAGAATTCATTCTgtcgttcaacaaatatttcttgaacaccGGCCACGTGACAGGCAATCTAGGTGCTTGGTATAAATCCATGAGCAAAACAGACAAGAAGTCCCTATCCTGATGGAGCTTATGTTTTTGCATAGGAGGAAAGACaatagataaaatacatttttaaaaaatatgtagcctgggcgcggtggctcacgcctgtaatcccagcactttgggaggctgaggcgggtagatcatctgaggtcaggagtttgagagcagcctggccaacatggtgaaaccccatctctactaaaaatacaaacattagccaggtgtgtggcacgtgcctgtcatcccagctactcaggaggctgaggcaggagaatcgcttgaacccgggaggcggaggttgcagtgagccaagatggcgccactgcactccagcctgggcgacagagtgagactccgtctcaaaaaaaaaaaaaaaaaaaaaaagtagtaattttGAAGGTGAaattgaggaggaaaaaaaaagagcaggataaGGGGATCCCAAGTGCTGTGGACCACACAGGTGGAATGGGCTTATGAGCTGCAGTTTTAAATAGGGTAGTTGGGGAAGGTCTTGATGAGAAGGGGCTGTTTGAGCTGGGTCCCAAAGGAGGTAAAGGAGAGAACCTGGGGCCCCTGGGGAAGTGGCTTCCCGGGGGCAGAGCAGCCTGTGCAGTGTGTGCCAGGAGTGGGGCAAGCCTGCAGGAAAGCAGGAACAGATGACTTCAGAGGTGGGGCGGGGCGTAGGGCACGCAGAGCATGTTAAGGCTCTAGGGAGACTCATGGGAGGGCTCTGAGCAGATGTGACTTACGCTTTAACAGGATTtgtctggctgctgtgtggaaaaCAGTCCACAGAGGGAAAGGGTGGAATCAGGAAAGCAGTTAGGCAGCCATTGCAGTCAATAATCCAGATGAGAGATGAGGGTATCTTGGATCAGGGTGGTAGTGATAGAGATGGTGAAAAGAGGTCAGGTGca
The genomic region above belongs to Papio anubis isolate 15944 chromosome 12, Panubis1.0, whole genome shotgun sequence and contains:
- the NECTIN1 gene encoding nectin-1 encodes the protein MARMGLAGAAGRWWGLALGLTAFFLPGAHSQVVQVNDSMYGFIGTDVVLHCSFANPLPSVKITQVTWQKITQATNGSKQNVAIYNPSMGVSVLAPYRERVEFLRPSFTDGTIRLSRLELEDEGVYICEFATFPTGNRESQLNLTVMAKPTNWIEGTQAVLRAKKGQDDKVLVATCTSANGKPPSVVSWETRLKGEAEYQEIRNPNGTVTVISRYRLVPSREAHQQSLACIVNYHMDRFKESLTLNVQYEPEVTIEGFDGNWYLQRMDVKLTCKADANPPATEYHWTTLNGSLPKGVEAQNRTLFFKGPISYSLAGTYICEATNPIGTRSGQVEVNITEFPYTPSPPEHGRRAGPVPTAIIGGVAGSVLLVLIVVGGIVVALRRRRHTFKGDYSTKKHVYGNGYSKAGIPQHHPPMAQNLQYPDDSDDEKKAGPLGGSSYEEEEEEEGGGGGERKVGGPHPKYDEDAKRPYFTVDEAEARQDGYGDRTLGYQYDPEQLDLAENMVSQNDGSFISKKEWYV